Proteins from one Pelosinus sp. IPA-1 genomic window:
- a CDS encoding baseplate J/gp47 family protein, with amino-acid sequence MLNNLPDISFTTKDPAQIEAEMLAAYQAQTGTTLATADPRKKLLQAQVPIIVGQRAAIDYSAKMNLLAYAKGDFLDHIGAELDCSRLLSSPALMTERFTLSAVQTSPYLIPKGIRVTVGDNVFFSTVADTLVPAGALTADITVQCMTSGVAGNNYALGTVATLVDPLPYVASVTNTTVSSGGVDVEEDDAYRERIHEAPEKFSVAGPEGAYSYWAKTASSTIIDVAVTSPSPGVVSLYPLVSGGNLPTPDLLNAVAAICSDRKVRPLTDNVQVAAPTGVNYNIDVTYWIAQKDATIVSTLQSAIQQAAQNYIAWQRSKLGRSIDPSQLIFLMKQAGAERVAVSAPVYQALTLAQVAQEQTVSIKYGGTE; translated from the coding sequence ATGCTCAATAATTTACCTGATATAAGTTTTACAACGAAGGATCCGGCGCAGATTGAAGCGGAAATGCTTGCCGCTTACCAGGCGCAGACCGGAACGACGCTCGCGACGGCCGATCCGCGCAAGAAGCTGCTGCAGGCGCAAGTGCCGATCATCGTCGGCCAGCGTGCCGCGATCGATTACAGCGCAAAAATGAACCTTCTGGCATACGCCAAGGGGGATTTTTTGGATCATATCGGCGCGGAGCTGGACTGCAGCCGACTGCTGAGCTCGCCGGCGCTCATGACGGAGCGTTTTACTTTAAGCGCCGTGCAAACTTCGCCGTATTTGATTCCGAAAGGGATCCGTGTGACGGTTGGAGACAATGTGTTTTTTTCGACGGTGGCTGATACGTTGGTGCCGGCTGGTGCGCTGACGGCTGACATTACGGTGCAGTGCATGACGAGCGGAGTGGCAGGAAACAATTACGCGCTTGGAACGGTGGCAACACTGGTCGATCCGCTTCCGTATGTTGCGAGCGTAACCAATACAACGGTAAGCAGCGGCGGCGTCGATGTGGAAGAGGACGATGCATATCGCGAGCGGATCCATGAAGCTCCGGAAAAATTTTCCGTGGCGGGGCCGGAGGGTGCATATAGCTATTGGGCGAAAACGGCGTCCAGCACGATTATCGACGTCGCCGTTACGTCGCCGAGTCCTGGCGTTGTGTCGCTTTATCCGTTGGTAAGCGGCGGAAACCTGCCGACGCCGGATCTTTTGAACGCGGTAGCAGCGATCTGCAGTGATCGGAAGGTGCGGCCGCTGACGGATAATGTCCAGGTGGCGGCTCCGACCGGCGTCAATTACAACATTGATGTGACGTATTGGATTGCGCAAAAAGACGCGACGATAGTGTCGACGCTGCAGTCGGCGATCCAGCAGGCTGCGCAAAATTATATTGCATGGCAGCGCTCAAAGCTCGGCCGCAGTATTGATCCATCGCAGCTGATCTTTCTTATGAAACAGGCCGGCGCAGAGCGTGTGGCGGTAAGTGCACCGGTCTATCAGGCGCTGACGTTGGCGCAGGTAGCGCAAGAGCAGACGGTGTCGATCAAATACGGAGGTACTGAATGA
- a CDS encoding phage tail protein I, which yields MMNTLDTVKLIDVVPPSIAGDPQVQGISAAVSPQLQQVSAQIDDCLIMPRIDQLPENIVDLLAWQKHVDFYDVTLSIDQKRQLVKASIEAHRHKGTPYAVELVVNAIFGDSVVQEWFEYGGKPFYFRVIKIKGQVTADMWPRLAVAVNSVKNVRSWLEGVSLSRTINSKLYLGVGQSIHKKIDIFPVAFRMPDISSRQYLGGAINVHKKIGMR from the coding sequence ATGATGAACACGCTCGACACAGTCAAGCTGATCGACGTCGTGCCGCCGAGTATCGCCGGTGATCCGCAGGTGCAGGGAATTTCCGCCGCCGTATCGCCGCAGCTGCAGCAAGTCAGTGCGCAAATTGACGATTGTTTGATCATGCCGCGCATCGATCAGCTGCCGGAAAATATCGTCGACCTGCTTGCATGGCAAAAGCACGTCGATTTTTACGATGTTACGCTGTCAATCGATCAGAAGCGCCAGCTGGTCAAAGCGTCAATCGAGGCGCACCGGCACAAAGGGACGCCCTATGCGGTGGAATTGGTTGTAAATGCGATTTTTGGCGACTCGGTGGTGCAAGAGTGGTTTGAGTACGGCGGCAAGCCGTTTTATTTCCGAGTGATCAAAATAAAAGGCCAGGTGACGGCTGATATGTGGCCGCGCCTGGCTGTTGCCGTCAATTCGGTCAAGAATGTGCGCTCCTGGCTTGAAGGGGTATCACTCTCACGAACTATTAACAGCAAACTTTACTTAGGTGTAGGCCAAAGCATCCATAAAAAGATAGATATTTTTCCTGTTGCTTTCCGCATGCCTGACATATCTAGTCGGCAATATTTGGGTGGAGCTATAAATGTACATAAAAAAATAGGGATGAGGTGA
- a CDS encoding GH25 family lysozyme, with translation MRGIDVSENNGVVDWQEVADAGIEFVMIRSSYGLNSKDSMFTINVNGAHAVGLKVGAYHYSYALCQEDAIQEAKNCREVIDNAGVLLELPVFFDMEDADGYKSRHGMPEDITEICRAFIDNLDLDCGVYASYSWLTDRIDWQSLGCAVWNAQWGDIDDIKGYMWQFTDSLNINGQIFDGNEYYEKNKKEM, from the coding sequence ATGAGAGGTATTGACGTATCAGAAAACAACGGTGTAGTCGATTGGCAAGAGGTAGCCGATGCAGGTATTGAGTTTGTAATGATTAGAAGCTCATACGGTTTAAATTCAAAAGATAGTATGTTTACTATAAATGTTAACGGTGCTCACGCTGTAGGATTGAAGGTTGGTGCATACCATTACAGTTATGCTTTATGCCAGGAAGATGCTATTCAAGAAGCTAAAAACTGCCGAGAAGTTATCGACAATGCCGGAGTATTGCTTGAACTTCCTGTATTTTTTGACATGGAAGATGCTGACGGTTATAAGTCGCGCCACGGAATGCCAGAAGATATTACAGAAATATGTCGTGCTTTTATCGATAATCTTGATCTAGATTGCGGTGTATATGCGTCTTATTCTTGGCTTACAGATAGAATCGATTGGCAGTCGCTTGGTTGTGCTGTATGGAATGCACAATGGGGTGATATAGACGATATTAAGGGCTATATGTGGCAGTTTACTGATAGTCTCAATATTAACGGTCAAATATTTGACGGAAACGAATACTACGAAAAAAATAAAAAGGAGATGTGA
- a CDS encoding Ku protein: MWKGMLSFGLVNVPVTLYKATRSKAISFNQLRKSDFSRIQYKKVAGDGAEVPMSEIVKGYEVSPDRYVIISESDLEAISPKASRIIEISDFVKLTEIDNRYYDSSYYLVPDQGAGKAYALLLKGMTEANVVGIAKFVLRNKEYLAAIRPTDQIITLSTMRFADEIVPAKELDSYLPTDVQLSDKELGMARTLIDTLITEFDPTKYENEYQKQVIKMIEDKAGNEEFIKSADPTPRYLDLMSALQASMDAVKAENKKKAPRKSKKPA, from the coding sequence ATGTGGAAAGGTATGCTTTCGTTTGGACTCGTTAATGTACCAGTAACTTTGTATAAGGCTACCCGCTCCAAGGCTATTAGTTTTAATCAGCTACGAAAAAGTGACTTTAGCAGAATACAATACAAAAAAGTTGCTGGCGATGGCGCGGAAGTACCAATGAGTGAGATCGTTAAAGGTTACGAGGTATCCCCTGACCGTTACGTTATTATTTCAGAAAGTGATTTAGAGGCCATATCCCCTAAAGCTAGTCGCATAATCGAAATATCTGATTTTGTAAAACTTACTGAAATCGACAATCGGTATTATGACAGCTCATATTACCTGGTACCCGATCAAGGAGCTGGGAAAGCTTATGCCCTACTGCTGAAGGGAATGACTGAAGCCAATGTAGTAGGTATTGCTAAATTCGTACTCCGTAATAAGGAATATTTAGCAGCAATACGACCAACTGACCAAATTATCACACTATCAACAATGCGTTTTGCGGATGAAATTGTCCCTGCAAAGGAACTCGATTCTTACCTTCCTACGGATGTACAACTATCCGATAAAGAATTAGGTATGGCTAGGACGCTAATTGATACCTTAATAACAGAATTCGATCCGACTAAATATGAGAATGAGTACCAAAAACAGGTTATCAAAATGATTGAAGATAAGGCTGGTAATGAAGAATTTATCAAGTCTGCCGATCCTACACCTAGATACCTAGACTTAATGTCGGCACTACAAGCTAGTATGGATGCTGTAAAAGCTGAAAATAAGAAAAAAGCACCTAGAAAATCTAAAAAGCCAGCATAA